From Drosophila suzukii chromosome 2R, CBGP_Dsuzu_IsoJpt1.0, whole genome shotgun sequence, a single genomic window includes:
- the LOC108017858 gene encoding uncharacterized protein, giving the protein MNYYLILGCALMMMMVMGPMSGDCLRMKRSQGDAAGDNNATTVMDNDASLNGKATLVANSTVTTAGSTATTSSKQRVAPGAKHTTVDQGKATDGTTTPSALAAMASTSTSTSSPSDAGKFQLVEDLMGLRRPKRRLGGLMDEGLQPRQLHHKRRQSGEATVTTSLPTRPPNPYVYYNKLVSPDGKHEVKEFELLAPNMMIESVQQELNYGPELLPPELAGVLLLNAAENTPRGLHNSAPLKHHRKHKSSQALPPMLYMLQQLLQPTFEGNVLVEPPKEPPHRISSPLYQFLDGAMDLALRNNPDVIDHLLGDHLELELELEKDKLKGGKDKGAAKKAKKEAQKMEPKEELIVSCPIHHEHHANRNGEMVEDDVVLVNECHLV; this is encoded by the coding sequence CGGATGAAGCGTTCCCAGGGCGATGCTGCAGGTGATAATAATGCAACCACTGTCATGGACAACGATGCTTCTCTGAATGGAAAGGCCACCTTGGTGGCCAATAGCACTGTGACCACTGCTGGCAGCACTGCAACCACATCTTCAAAGCAGAGAGTTGCACCTGGAGCCAAGCACACTACGGTGGATCAAGGAAAAGCCACGGATGGCACTACCACCCCATCGGCACTGGCTGCCATGGcttccacatccacatccacatcctcgCCCTCGGATGCTGGGAAATTCCAGCTGGTGGAGGATCTGATGGGGCTGCGGCGTCCCAAGAGGCGCTTGGGTGGCCTGATGGACGAGGGCCTGCAGCCACGACAGCTGCACCACAAGCGTCGCCAGTCGGGGGAGGCTACTGTGACCACCTCGCTGCCCACACGCCCACCCAATCCCTATGTGTACTACAACAAACTGGTATCGCCGGATGGCAAGCACGAGGTGAAGGAGTTCGAGCTGCTGGCCCCCAACATGATGATTGAGAGTGTGCAGCAGGAGCTCAACTACGGCCCGGAACTTCTGCCACCGGAATTGGCCGGAGTGCTGCTCCTGAATGCGGCCGAGAACACCCCACGCGGCCTCCATAACTCGGCTCCTTTGAAGCACCACCGCAAGCACAAATCCTCTCAGGCTTTGCCACCGATGCTCTACATGCTGCAGCAGCTGTTGCAGCCCACTTTCGAGGGAAACGTCTTGGTGGAACCGCCGAAGGAGCCACCACACCGCATTAGTTCGCCCCTTTATCAGTTCCTTGATGGCGCCATGGATCTGGCTTTGCGCAACAATCCCGATGTCATTGATCACCTGCTGGGGGATCACCTGGAACTGGAGCTGGAGCTGGAGAAGGACAAGCTGAAGGGCGGCAAGGACAAGGGAGCAGCCAAGAAGGCCAAGAAGGAGGCCCAGAAGATGGAGCCCAAGGAGGAGCTCATCGTCAGCTGCCCCATCCACCACGAGCACCACGCCAATCGCAACGGCGAGATGGTCGAGGATGATGTCGTCCTGGTCAACGAGTGTCATCTGGTCTAG